One Tachysurus fulvidraco isolate hzauxx_2018 chromosome 2, HZAU_PFXX_2.0, whole genome shotgun sequence DNA segment encodes these proteins:
- the znf831 gene encoding zinc finger protein 831: protein MATGKQGFVRATEPQHLVSVQREKEMHVQAPLPAMYIQAVSGLSSYPQSQPAAVQESAVIPLSVPMMYANQTLPLLTLHIASGAGLQQQRPEPPASSSRPKSQRKHVCPHCGRDCLKPSVLEKHLRCHTGERPYPCPTCGISFKTQSNLYKHKRTQAHARLSSESGKGTFSSQESTESSRENCRSPSLELQNEDSGDTNRNDGALPAVATSTATSEEVKSGSETEWALCKAAVVGVIASPAHGQQVISHTITQRVPQLPSDAAPTQVKCPNRDGRAPLAPNRIPLQRQEALFPKSQSHDSTDSGFSESNEQHSTSSPGATVNDPSMELDEPETSVKISDEATDDTKNKVSLQEKQKLEKHILKLISDNSVVMDDQHLVNVRPRKTGLSKQGSIDLPMRYTYKDSFHFEIKSSKHLVSGSQKQDKNGRAFYSSMPTQYSTSLEHAPLTRSSSLPFSMGIPNSDSTVSPCQVDNIPLSRRCSAGHIYPFKSIDQHTPSHRSLVRQVAVDGLSAVEGSLMERGSLSSLSSDGDCTDTTSESPVKRCRRKKAEKFAYNKWYMYGGGTFKKLYNTEKDSVLKSRKSTLSPEQTDSQGIQISQQIESNSSASVSGNYISCSAPSLSPALTTQASSQALSSYVLVQNTPVKQSTGQHQQTLTKQTNVPCSDLSIAMNVIKGMEEKGRASDTQLSTLIPSERKKQKTDEQFSALAKNSEALIRMQQCSSRQINTNLCQSLQSECCDVPQKSSLTSPQRDNGLSLNRQDSFTNLSSSSNQRQHLFKRHSSPLFAANISGTSASPSVSSSISSVSQAKTSFLPKYQLKIPVLTDGMSDPCLGKSSLLNPSSTRQNVSLNQQTATTSPSSQQNQASMTMMSPGQGQGTLCVTAITKATSMTSAVYSCQNDNAYTSTYTSTSVSLASPLAFTDLSLTVSTTHSSISPVSHSSTSTKHSQVHAGNVASVQDSPVTSVVIPTQSLGVPTPVLPGSTDGIPLEISGTEVQGSQDTFYVQTADLQIVMQLISDEQLALIEPQIEMQDYKTTGGQCFLRKDPETSGTDTTPTGVSQKIHKQCSGDAGTKLAVEQGNVNRSVLSNIPDITLMSSGSTVTEHKARSTKSAQDIYFTNTGIKGVISRSPSKSEHGVSALLDSRTFGQQCKRLGSTPEESTVPKGPETVGSGISAESYLKQIPSEKVSKTSAGKSRARNESEGSKSSVSDHILRNYSTSIICNIQQSCQDTTHNHGTSHTILGSANNTALSSEGKLVKVKSSPPEISVRNICPNLQPVQMTVQQHKSLALTKSVEKQTTETNTSCISGASSAQGLPLTAMSSSNHDEPIQHKTCQSSNASSIITKAISTRSVLACRVSPQQPLNQTGAFSGDRSTYDKNQTSASGRSGQHSILQVWSKTEDVKTITSSFESHGPILKCLKEESIKCALAPGGILHVAQDSFTGPSVSRSLQNSKLNREAGTARQKWIPLENKRRGGDGTERVRSWDPKSTWTKEEEEEEEESMEKNKEEAKCTEIYHKAVKPRPDLSTSPHRTNAKASSPEIVSITPTPAICVISNFSSESTNKVRENSPGVNLAPKHIEQSNKKVKKHISLGCHESLTPLSKGPGDMRHLLAHSSPLVNATQEEVKKETQTKNLTHSTSTQVQRPLPKQEADGTAQISVAIELGTTSLRNTDHCQIIKTSPAHTRPSCLNQTNSSCIHPNPTCTSRIHSNPTEHNAPHSYMEEEEEEEEEEKEEERSSSSDDEGKLVIELE, encoded by the exons atggcaactggCAAGCAAGGCTTTGTGAGAGCTACCGAGCCTCAGCATTTGGTCTCtgttcagagagagaaagagatgcaCGTTCAGGCCCCACTACCAGCCATGTATATCCAAGCCGTGTCTGGCTTGTCATCCTACCCTCAGAGTCAGCCAGCAGCCGTGCAGGAATCAGCAGTCATTCCTCTGTCCGTGCCAATGATGTATGCCAACCAGACTCTGCCCCTTCTGACTTTGCACATAGCGAGTGGGGCAGGTCTCCAGCAGCAGAGGCCTGAACCTCCAGCATCTTCATCAAGACCCAAGTCTCAAAGGAAGCACGTGTGCCCACATTGTGGAAGGGACTGTCTGAAACCCAGTGTTCTGGAAAAGCACCTGCGCTGCCACACCGGCGAGAGGCCATATCCTTGCCCCACCTGTGGCATCTCCTTTAAGACACAGAGCAACCTCTACAAACACAAGCGTACTCAGGCCCATGCTCGTCTCTCCAGCGAATCCGGAAAGGGAACCTTCAGCAGCCAGGAGAGCACTGAGAGCTCAAGGGAGAATTGCCGTAGTCCCTCATTGGAATTACAAAATGAAGATTCAGGTGACACAAACAGGAATGATGGTGCTCTTCCTGCTGTGGCAACAAGCACAGCTACATCAGAAGAGGTCAAATCAGGATCTGAGACAGAGTGGGCTTTATGCAAAGCTGCAGTGGTTGGAGTTATCGCTTCACCAGCACATGGACAACAAGTAATTTCGCATACTATAACCCAGAGGGTACCTCAACTACCATCTGATGCTGCACCAACACAGGTAAAATGCCCGAATCGAGATGGACGTGCTCCACTGGCTCCAAATCGCATTCCACTTCAGAGGCAGGAGGCACTCTTTCCAAAGTCTCAAAGCCATGACAGCACAGACTCAGGCTTTAGTGAAAGCAACGAACAACACTCAACTTCCAGTCCTGGAGCCACTGTGAACGATCCCAGTATGGAACTGGATGAGCCTGAAACTTCTGTGAAGATCTCAGATGAGGCCACTGATGACACCAAGAATAAAGTTTCACTTCAGGAGAAACAAAAGCTAGAGAAACACATCTTGAAGCTTATCTCAGACAACAGCGTGGTAATGGATGACCAACACCTGGTAAATGTCCGGCCGAGGAAGACGGGTTTGTCGAAGCAAGGTAGTATTGATCTTCCCATGCGTTATACTTACAAAGACTCATtccattttgaaataaaaagcagCAAACATCTAGTATCCGGTTCACAAAAGCAAGACAAAAATGGCAGGGCTTTTTACAGCTCTATGCCTACTCAATATTCTACCAGCTTGGAACACGCACCATTAACCCGAAGCAGTTCTTTACCATTTAGCATGGGCATTCCAAACAGTGACAGCACAGTTTCACCTTGCCAAGTAGACAACATTCCATTGAGCAGGAGGTGTAGTGCAGGACATATTTATCCATTTAAGTCAAtagaccaacacacacccagcCATCGTTCACTGGTCAGACAAGTAGCAGTGGATGGCTTATCTGCAGTGGAAGGCTCTCTAATGGAAAGGGGAAGTCTTAGTAGCCTCAGTTCTGATGGAGACTGCACTGACACAACATCAGAGTCGCCTGTCAAAAGATGCCGTAGGAAGAAAGCAGAAAAGTTTGCCTACAATAAATGGTACATGTATGGAGGTGGTACGTTTAAGAAGCTCTACAACACAGAGAAAGATTCTGTATTGAAGAGTAGAAAGTCCACACTTAGCCCTGAGCAAACAGACAGCCAGGGTATTCAAATAAGCCAACAGATTGAAAGCAATTCATCTGCATCTGTATCTGGGAACTATATTTCTTGCTCTGCTCCAAGTCTGTCTCCTGCTCTCACAACACAGGCATCCAGTCAGGCTCTCTCCTCTTACGTACTTGTACAAAATACACCAGTGAAACAATCAACAGGGCAACACCAGCAAACCCTGACCAAGCAAACTAATGTCCCATGCTCAGACTTGAGTATTGCAATGAATGTAATAAAAGGCatggaagaaaaaggaagagcATCTGATACACAACTTTCAACTCTGATACCATCAGAGAGGAAAAAGCAAAAGACAGATGAACAATTTTCAGCCCTTGCCAAAAATTCAGAAGCCCTAATAAGGATGCAGCAATGCTCGAGCCGACAGATAAACACCAACCTATGTCAGTCATTACAATCAGAGTGTTGTGATGTTCCCCAGAAGTCAAGTTTAACTTCACCGCAGAGAGACAATGGGTTAAGTCTTAACAGACAAGACAGTTTCACCAATCTGTCTTCCTCCTCAAATCAGAGACAGCACCTTTTCAAGAGGCACAGTTCTCCGCTTTTTGCAGCCAATATAAGCGGGACATCTGCGTCTCCGTCTGTCTCCTCCAGCATCTCCTCGGTTTCTCAAGCCAAGACCAGCTTTCTTCCCAAGTACCAGCTGAAGATTCCTGTTTTGACAGATGGCATGTCAGATCCTTGTCTTGGCAAAAGTTCCTTGTTGAATCCGTCTTCAACCAGACAGAATGTTAGTCTGAATCAGCAAACTGCAACAACTTCACCATCCTCACAACAAAACCAGGCATCTATGACCATGATGTCCCCTGGACAAGGGCAAGGTACTTTGTGTGTAACAGCCATAACAAAGGCAACATCTATGACATCTGCTGTGTACAGTTGCCAGAATGATAATGCCTACACATCGACCTACACCTCTACATCAGTCTCGTTGGCTTCTCCATTAGCATTCACGGACCTCAGTCTAACAGTTAGCACAACACATAGCTCAATCTCACCAGTTAGTCATTCATCTACATCAACAAAACACAGCCAGGTCCATGCAGGAAATGTGGCATCTGTACAAGACAGTCCTGTTACATCAGTAGTGATCCCAACACAATCACTAGGAGTACCTACACCAGTACTTCCGGGCTCTACAGATGGCATCCCTTTGGAGATAAGCGGCACTGAAGTCCAGGGATCTCAGGACACATTTTACGTACAAACGGCAGACCTCCAGATAGTCATGCAACTTATATCCGATGAGCAGCTTGCACTGATAGAACCACAGATTGAAATGCAGGACTATAAAACTACTGGAGGTCAATGTTTTCTCAGGAAAGATCCAGAAACATCTGGGACTGACACAACCCCAACAGGTGTTTCAcagaaaatacataaacaatgcTCTGGTGATGCAGGAACAAAGCTAGCTGTTGAACAGGGAAATGTAAACAGGAGTGTGCTCAGCAACATCCCAGACATAACACTCATGTCATCTGGATCAACAGTTACAGAACACAAGGCAAGGAGTACAAAAAGTGCtcaagatatttattttacaaacactGGCATTAAAGGAGTTATTTCAAGGTCACCTTCCAAGTCAGAGCATGGTGTTTCAGCATTACTGGACAGCAGGACATTTGGACAACAGTGTAAACGTTTAGGTTCAACACCTGAAGAGAGTACAGTGCCAAAAGGCCCAGAGACTGTAGGGAGTGGTATTAGTGCTGAATCATATCTTAAACAAATTCCTAGCGAGAAAGTGAGTAAAACTTCAGCAGGCAAATCCAGAGCAAGAAATGAGTCAGAGGGAAGCAAATCTTCTGTGTCTGACCATATATTGAGAAACTATTCAACATCCATTATATGCAACATTCAGCAAAGTTGTCAAGACACTACACACAACCATGGGACAAGTCATACAATTTTGGGTTCTGCCAACAATACAGCATTATCCTCAGAGGGCAAATTGGTGAAAGTGAAATCTTCACCACCAGAAATATCTGTAAGAAATATTTGTCCAAACCTTCAGCCTGTGCAAATGACAGTTCAGCAGCATAAATCACTTGCCTTAACAAAATCAGTAGAAAAACAGAcgactgaaacaaacacatcatGTATCTCTGGGGCATCTTCAGCTCAGGGTCTACCACTGACCGCCATGTCGTCTTCAAACCATGATGAACCGATTCAACACAAGACATGCCAGTCATCAAATGCCTCTTCAATCATCACAAAAGCGATCAGCACACGGAGTGTACTAGCATGCCGGGTATCTCCACAACAACCTTTAAACCAGACAGGTGCATTCAGTGGAGACAGGTCAACCTATGACAAAAATCAGACCTCTGCTTCAGGTCGATCCGGGCAACATTCAATCCTACAAGTCTGGTCTAAAACTGAGGATGTCAAGACAATCACATCCAGTTTTGAGTCGCATGGACCAATCTTAAAGTGTCTTAAAGAGGAGAGTATTAAATGTGCACTTGCGCCTGGTGGAATACTTCATGTCGCTCAGGATTCATTCACAG GGCCTTCGGTGAGCCGTTCTCTACAAAATTCAAAGTTAAACAGGGAGGCTGGGACAGCGAGACAGAAGTGGATTCCCCTGGAAAAtaagagaagaggaggagatggGACAGAGCGGGTGCGGTCGTGGGACCCAAAGAGCACATGGacaaaagaggaggaggaggaggaggaggagtccatggaaaaaaataaagag GAGGCAAAATGCACTGAAATCTACCACAAAGCAGTGAAGCCACGTCCCGACCTTTCCACGTCGCCACACAGGACTAACGCCAAAGCATCATCGCCTGAGATTGTTTCCATCACCCCTACACCAGCAATCTGTGTAATATCCAACTTTTCATCTGAAAGCACCAACAAAGTTAGAGAAAACAGTCCTGGTGTTAACCTGGCTCCAAAACACATTGAACAAAGTAACAAAAAAGTGAAGAAACACATTTCTCTTGGATGTCATGAAAGTTTAACGCCGTTATCCAAAGGACCAGGTGACATGAGGCATCTCTTGGCTCATTCATCTCCTTTAGTGAACGCCACTCAGGAGGAGGTCAAAAAAGAGACACAAACCAAAAATCTGACTCATTCAACAAGCACGCAAGTGCAAAGGCCACTGCCAAAGCAAGAAGCAGATGGAACAGCACAAATCAGTGTGGCGATCGAACTCGGCACAACATCACTTCGCAACACTGATCACTGTCAGATAATAAAAACCTCACCGGCACATACACGTCCTTCATGTTTAAACCAGACTAACAGCTCTTGCATACATCCAAATCCAACATGCACATCCAGAATTCACAGCAACCCTACAGAACATAATGCTCCACACAGCTacatggaggaagaggaggaggaggaggaggaggagaaggaggaggagaggtcCAGCAGCAGTGACGATGAGGGAAAACTAGTGATTGAACTTGAATAA